Sequence from the Rutidosis leptorrhynchoides isolate AG116_Rl617_1_P2 chromosome 3, CSIRO_AGI_Rlap_v1, whole genome shotgun sequence genome:
TACAGTTTTAAACTACATTTACttatcccaaaaaaaaaaatttaaaaaaaaagttgAATGATGTAAATTGCTTTTTTTAAAGAGCACAATGACCCTCTTGTAAGACAGTTAATATGGTGACATGGAAACGCAAACTAGTTATAAAGAAACATATAGTAATTGAAAATACTTAATACTGCTATTAATTTAGTTGTATAGTACATAAATTGTATTAAAGACATTAGTTATTTGTAGCATTCAAGTAAATCGACAACAACTCTTGATTATCAATCGAGCCCGGCCCGGCCGTATTGACCCATTACCAAACTCGGTCTTCAACTTTTGGTAAGGTGTAGTGAAACATTTAAATTTAAGAAACGAATAGTTACAAATTGTATTTATGAAGCAAAAGAAGAACATGTCTTTACCAATGTCCAACATAATCAATACTTTCTTGTTGATTATGTATTTGTGTCTGAATTGAATTAGGTGAAAACGGCAAACCAAAAGATTGGTCATGAGATGTCGTTAAGAAAGGTGGTTGAGACATCATACTTGCGGCCGAAGATGAATAAACATTTTCGTATGGCAAAACATTTGTAGCATTATGTTGTTCAATGCATTGTTGTTGCTTCGGTACATTGTTGTTAACCTTATCTCCTTCTAACTCTCGATACTTGAGAAGATACTGTTTGAGTGGGTCCACATATTCTTCGAACCCTAATGTCGTAATAGCCCATATTATATCATCACCGTTGATTGTCTTTCTTTTCTCTTGTTGGCATTTATCTGAGGCTTCTCCCGTTATGAAGCTAATGAATTCCGATACACATTCTTGAACGGTTTCTTTTGCATCTTTTGAGATTTTCCCATTTGCCGGGATAACTTTTTTCATAATTCGTCCTACGTTTGCTATTGGTAAGAACCGGTCCTGTtctttgttattgttattgttgttatcgtTGTTGTTCTTCGAACAAGGGTTTTCTAGGCTTCTTTTTCCTTGCCTAACATCTTCCATTTGAATTACAAAGTTGCATAAAAGGATTACATATTGGTTTGTTTGATATTTATATTACAAAAAGGAAGAGATTAAATCGCACAAGAAGCATAAATATAGGCAAGTGAAAAGGGTTACCAAAGGGCTTGGGTATACCGTACACGTTTTTAGTCCCTGGACTCGCTCCTTTGACCATCTTGTTATGTCATTATGTCATTTCAAACAAAGAGCATAAAAAAAACACTATTTGTATTCGTTCCGTACAATAAATTTGATTATGTCTTTTATCTATTTTTGCAATGGAtaatgtaaatttatttatttaacccACTCTTATCTTGATAGGGTTTAGAAGGTAAACTTAGTAACTTGTGTGATGTTTGATCAATTATTTTTAGATACAATTCTTTTGATTCACCATTAATTCTAATTTGATACACAATAAGTCGGTTTTTACTTGATTATTATTTCTACACACAGAATACATAATATCAATAAACTCTGAAATGCttgaatatataatttatttttaataactTTGTGAAATTAAGTAAAAAAATTTattgttttatataattattttttattaCAACATGTTCCAACTTTTGTGCTAAGAATTGTCTTGAAATTGTAACTTTTGTGCTAACACTAGAGTGTACGTACTAGAATGCTTGATTAATGTACCATCCCATTAACAAAGAATTTGCAACTAATTAGGCATTAGATTCTTTTTCAGTAGTCGATGTATAATTTCTTCGTATGAGAACATATTAAGAATGAGAAGATGCGTTTATTAAATTCAGAGTGCTATGATGATAAGTTAATGCACCAATGTCAAAGCGAAAAGTTGAAGATGTAGATTTTAAGGTTGTGACTATGTTCTCATTTGAAGTCTTGATGATTGTTTATGGGTCGTTTGTTGGAATTTTATTATTGATGTGAAGGAAATCGGTGATATATAGAAAAGTTGTACGGATGTTGGTCACAAGATTAGATGTGGCTGAAGCGATGAGCGCGAGCACGGTTGAATCTTAACGGTTTTGGTGTAGTGTGAAAGTGCAATGTGATTCAAATGTTTCGTCCGCATGAAATGAGTTTTCAATATGGTATGTCCGAAAGTTGTTGTGAGTGCGAATGTGTTAAGGTTTTGAAGTTGAGGTTGTTCATTTTGGATTTCGACCAAGTGATGTTGAAGGACTAGTTATCGAAAGTCTACCAGCTCGTGTAGTTGCATTGTGTGTTTCCCTATTCATTGGTGGTATAGATGGGTTGTATCGACCGAGTTGAAATGGTTATCTATGGGATTGTTCAATAATCAAGTGAAagattgatgtgtaaaatcgtgtatatTAATTATGTTAGGAAAAATACCGGTTTAAAAGACTATTACACActcacgggcagtgtacccgattgtGTAGCAGTATAGAGTTTGGGTAATTTCAAGTATCGTTCCAATGACAGTTTCACGTAAATCAAGATTATAGACTAAATGTAATTAACTAGACAAATGACTAAAACAAATAAGATAACAGATTATTGGTTGTGGTTATTCAACGATTAACTAATCAATAAGAGACTTAAATTAAAAGACACTATTTTTAGTTTTTAATGTTTATGTAAGTAAACAACTCAAAGCAAGTAAGATAGATTTGATATCAATAAAACAAGAATGCTCGTCTAGACTATTTACCTTTGGTAATGGatgtttttataattaaaacctGATTAACTAACTCGTGCATGCAAATTACTAGGTTGACTCGTCAAGAATTCTCTTTAGCaaatactcaaactagaattatccGGCGGAGGATTCATTTTCACTTAAGACCTTTTCCtttgtaaccaattaattaactaaatCAAAGAGTTGAATAACAATTGCGTTTCCGTTCGCTCTTCACAATTTAAACCTATATCGTTTAACCGTCTGGATTTAATctaccccttggtccggtttagcacacaatcaattaagacaaatcaattgtaaaCTAGTGTCTTAATTGTTgataatttagtgtaattgagggacttGTTTTTTCCACTTggaaatgggttaggaggtacggagtgtacacccatctaGTGAAAGACTTTTAGGACCCAAAAGCGGTTTCGTAAATGTCTTAACTTTATTGACATTTACAATTCATTTAAATGGCATACGTTTGATCTTGTGATTAAGTCTATAACATAATTTATTTAAGATTAATTAATATGGATTAATGACAACTAAATTAGTCTAATGATTAAGAGTGTCGTTAATGCCATATTTCAGTTATCCATAATGAATGGGTCATGTAATCAACCTTCTTATTATTTTATGACTTAGTATTTCAATCACTTCGAATAATTATGAAATATCATAATGAGTGTTTAATTGGCCATTAAGTCTCATAATATATTTCATATTCTTGGGTGCCTATATAAGGGAAAACAATTTTGATGAGAATGAATAAGAAATACATCTAATACTCTCTAGCGAAGGAGTTTTAACTTTGTGCCAAAAGTTAGAACATAATATccatcttatcccaaagtgatattcgtgtaacccggcaataagggtcgaataattactttcggaaagtgataccacgatccAGTGATATATCCGGTCATCGATTATTTTACCGTACACGAAAGTtttaaaacctccaacaatcgaaagtaattattttgATATTATCGATGGCGGCTACAATGAAGCACATAATGACGAATTTCtctaaacttgataagtttgaaggaattgattttaggagataaTGCACTTTCTTCTTACTAGCATGAGCATGTCATATGTTCTGACTTCTActattcctgaagatcatggtgatgaggCTACTGTTGAATAAATTAGGCAAAGGAGCAAGTGGGAGAGCGATGACTATATCGCTAGAGGTTTAATTCTCAATGGTATTGCTGATTCTCTTTTTGATATTTATCAAAATGTTAATTTTGCTAAAGAACAATGGAACATGTTGAAAACTAAGTATATGTCTGatgatgcttctagtaaaaagttcttggtgagtaattttaataattacaagatggacGATTCTAGACCGACCCTAGAataatacaatgagctcattcgtatacttggtcaattcataCAACATAAGAtcaacatggatgagtctattcaagtctcatgCATCATTGATAAAGTACCTGCTTCTTGGAAAgaatttgaacatactttgaaaCATAAAAAGGAGgtgttaactcttgttgagttgggcaGTCATTTGTGTATTGAGGAAGGCCTCGGGTTgaaggataatgacaagccaaaaaGCAACGAAGTTGCTAGTACGTCTGatgttaatatggtggaacatataAAGTTCACtggtaataatgacaaaaagggcaaacgtaaacatcaaggtaataacaaagttgatcctaataagaagtctaaattgacttgttgcaAGTGTGGTAAATCTGTACACTTGaagagggattgcaaggttatttttgccacTAACAATGCTAAGGGATCTAGCACAAATTATTCGGGCAATGGTTCAAACAACCAAGCCACTttaggtcagaatatatttaataattcaattgagaattattatgtttcgtATATATAAATGAGATTttttttgtgcaggatgatgatgttgcGTGGTGGGCTGACTCGAGAGCTACTATtcatgtatgcaaggatagatgttggttcaagacttacgagtaggtgactgatggatcaattcttcatatggaaAATGAGTCAACCGCCTCTGTTCATGGATGTGGTTGTGTGGATTTAAGTTTTAGTTCTGGAAAGATTGTTTCGTTGTTttatgttttgcatgtaccacaaattagAAAAAATTTAGTTTCAAGTAGTATGTTGAATAATTGTGGTTACAAGCAAGTTATTAAATTTGACAAGTTTGTTTTATCTAAACATAGTTTATTTGTTGTATTTTGTTTTTTGAGTAATggaatatttagactaaacattgacCATGTAAGTGTTGATATTGCTTGTATGTCTACTATTAGCATAAATAATTTTATTTTTTGGCATGCTAGATAAGGACATGTACACTTTAAACGAATGATTgatatgtctaaagatggtttAATACCAGCCTTTGATAtaaacaatgaaaagtgtaaaacttGTATGCTGATAAAAATCACTAAGAAACCAattcaaaatgtacatcgtgatactgaaattttggaattaatacatagtgatttatgcaatttgcatgctactcctacttaaggaaacaagaaatattttgtgacgaTTATTGATGATGtttctagattttgctatgtttatttattacatactaaggatgaagcattagataaattgaaaatatttaaaactgaagtagaattgcaacaaaaggctttgattaaaagacttagaatggataggggaggtgaatacactGATCAAACttatttccaatccgttggtattatctatgagaccacagctccttatacaccacaacaaaatggtatatctgaaaggaagaatgaGGTCCTCAAAGAGATGGTTATTTCCATgctatcctattcgggtttaagtgaggGATTTTAGGGagaagctatgttaacagcttgttatttgcgtAATAGAGTTCATAAAAAAggaacaagattacaccttatgaactttagAATAAAAgaaaacctaacttgaattatcttcgggttAGGGGTTGTAGGGCTGTTGTAAGACTGCCTGATCCCAAAAAGAAAAGTTTgagtgaaagaggtatagattgcatatttattggatatgttgaacattccaaggcgtATAGGTTTTATGTTATAGAGCCTAATGAGTTggtctcaatcaattctgtgattgaaTCAAGGGATGCCATCTTTGATGAAAACAGATTTTCATCTATATCTAGACCAAAGGATAtaattccaagtaacaatggaatcaatgaggattgtaatgatgaaggcTCTGAAAAGGTTGTTGATCAGCCACTTGAGattcgaaaaagcaaaagaaaagggaaacctaaatcatttggaccagattttcagTTATACTTAATTGAAGGTTCCAGGGATGATGTTTCTACTCAATATTAATATTGCTTCAATGTTGAGGATGATCCTAAAACATTTGATGAAGCAATGAGGTTGATATGCGtaaaacacacctaatcttattgtaatatactTACGAATTCGTTCACAGGGAGCAGAGTTTAGGATTAAAAAGACTAACAATTATTCTAGAGATTTAAGTTGTAAAATggggttttgatttaaaactacttaaaacaaagaaagaaaatacgaattcaatagataaaggggtattcacttagattcaattccctaggttCCGGATTGCTTTTTATTAAGAACAATGTAATTAAATCCCTAAGTATAACTCTCGTTAACTaagttcattaatcaattagtaAGATAAGCTGGTGTCCCTCACTTAGATACTAATTCTACCATGAAAGTGTCGGTTTTTCACGTTGGTCTCCCATACGCTTCTGAAGAACACAGTCAATCAATATTAACTACTCAAGATTATGATTCGGTTGAAGGGTAAATCAGCGTCCCTAtttaggcttcacaattacctactcaattgataGAATTATTTACTAATCTAATTACACCGGTCTCCCGTATGCAATTCAATCTATCTATTTATTTCTCAATAACCTAGATAAATTAATTGATCTAGTAACTCTCATTACATCAATCAACAAACAAGTAATTAATGAGATCAATTAATGGGAGTAATTAAGAATCACAATCAAGAACAATTATCAATACATATAAAGATCAAGCAATCCttcacctaggttcaatcatctaagcAAATACTAGGAATTTAGCTACTCATGAAAATGATAAAAGAAATTAAACATAAAGATAGATCAAAAATCATCATGATATAAATCAAAGATAAGAAAAGATAGTTACCAATGATTAAACCTTGATACGATGATAATCCAAGTGTTAGAATACCTTAAAACAACCTTGAAAAGCTTAAAAATTCGTAACCCTAGCTAAAATATTCGTAACATAAAAACTGAATACCCTAAAAAGGGTTAAAAACGCGTATTTATAGTAAACCAAAAACTGAAGTCGGTTGGCATATCTCACGGCCTCATTAAGTGGATCGCGGCCACGAGAATTCCTCAAAATCGAGCCCGTATCAAATGGAGTCGCGATCGCGAGATTTCACTTCTCAAATTTCTGAACTTCTGTTAACGTAATGCGAACGCGAGAATTAAATCACGGGTAAACCATAAAATCCCGTCCACATTGAGTGGTATCGCGGCCGCGAGATTCAATAATTCGAACAACATTTTTTCAGTTTCACTTTATACGTTGACACTTCGTTTCGACTTTCGATTTCTTCTTGAATGTACTGAAACTTTTACCCAAATATCTTCCAAAATATAATAATTCTCCGAATCATCTGTCACACTCCCAAATAGGGCCAGGGGTATTTGTGACTtttcaatatcataacacaagtgtacaaacgagaacgactctatatgagacattttataaaACATTAATTGTATTGCAGCGGAAAAATAATAAGGTTTTACATCTTTAATCCAATGACAAATGTCTAGATATTAAGTTATAAATAAAATTGATGGACTCCAATGCAGCAAACAAAGCAGGCAATCATCAACAGCACAGTAGCTAGCATCACAAAGCTAATcataacctgagacaaaacatgcttaaaaagtcaacacaaaggttgagtgaaattcataggtttatattaataatcaagatttttagaccacaagatttagttataaaaatCCGATATAAATCATATATCAAAAATTAAAGTATATGTCATgagtataatatcgaactaaacaattAATACCCCATGGTACCATCGTACCACGCTTTCATTATTATGTACCCACTTGACATCTATCAATGGATAGGGACGTTGCTCCCATAGCGCTACCATCTATAATTAAGTTTGCCAACTCAAATTcatgcaattaacgatattatctaGAGGGGATTTAGCATGTAAAAATACATGTATACATACAAGTTTAACAAAAACTCTCATCCAGTTGCATATAAAGTTTTTCAAGTTACTTGTGTCTaaatcgtaaaacatttaaaagcaagcatgtgcctCATCCCAAAGTATAAAAaacagtaaaaatgggactatgaaaatcaccttagatAGCACAACAAAAGATGAAGATAATTCCACGAATGAAATGAACGAGAGTATATGACCAGgtcttcaacctagagatatattgATTTAATCAAAAATTTGTCCATATGACAAATGAATTATCCTAAGTAACTTAAGAATTGATTAACTAATGTTCGCGTGTCCACCATAATCACTTTGATGTTTATACAACTTTGCCCAAACCTCGGTGCTATTAAATAAGTCTGGAATGGCCAGGTGTAACCGGGGCCCAGGAATCTTGATAAGAAAATAAGTCATGACATTTGAGATCCACAAGCTTATCCCATAAagacaacctagacatcattccacttacgaccgtaagtagcggtgaagtttgtATAAGTTACATGTTATCTTATGATTATAGCATACACTTGTtatgtgtgtataggaatacatcACTTAATtagattacttgtatatatatatatatatatatatatatatatatatatatatatatatatatatatatatatatatatatatatatatatatatatatatataaattaaagtttatatttcacatatatgtattataagtatttaatcattATTGTTTCATTATATAAAGTTTATGTTATAATAatagaatatatatttattatatatgtatatatatatatatatatatatatatatatatatatatatatatatatatatatatatatatatataagtatttaagtATTATttaaatgttcatacttaatatatatattacaaaatcttaattatttttttattattatatgttaataGTTATATCAtattaagtatttaattattaattatataaatactttccttttgagttattatattaatatacaattattatgtatatacatatacatatatagtttatataatatattatatctatttactaagttaatattatatcatagatattataatattatattattatttgttacttaaattaaaagataattattaataaatagtttaataattaaatattatacaTAAAgagttaaataattatttaattagatAAATAATTACAATATTTTCTATTtcatattatctactgaaattataattataaatagtattatttaattaataaatattttatatatatttatttaagccGAATTATACATAATTGTacataaatttatttttaattcaattaaatatccaaaaattatgaatataatttatattaaattactTAAGTATAATATCAGTAAAAACTTAACAAAAATATTTACATTAAAATTTTGTATTTATTTTCTATTTAATCCTATTTATTCTCTCAgtttatacaaaaaaaaatttaattatgcataaaataataatttgacttaaacaattaattttataatttttataagttctaTTCACTGTAAAgataataaaaaaatttataaatcgATTTTATATGGTTCACAATATTTATTTAGAATTTTACACTCTAATATACATAATATtgcataaataattaaatataataaaccttccaaaatattatataacgACGTAGATATGTTTCTTAACAGTTCTAAGTTGTTTTTATGTTTTTTCTACAGTTcctcatattttatataattaaattcacAATTTAACATACATTATATATAAACCAAAACCAATAATTCCATAATAATTAGTTTAATAGTTATAAAATTatgtaactatattattattatattataataataattttatgatTTTACATCAGATCCCATGAatttataatacttgtattaattacttttttatattttaatcttttttgattataaataataatattaaaactatataaattcatttataatatatatgaaatatgtactgatcaaattaatcaagttttatACTCTACTTTACTGGAAAAATAGTTGTATAATTTATTTAGCCATTTTCCTATTttctataaatatatacatataccgattatatatatatataatataaactatttttaattatttaaaagtataaaaaagtgatataaatatgtaaaaataattttcttaatcctaggaTACATATTAGTTATTATCAtgtattacatatatttattttattgtacatagtttattaataataataatactaatcggctagaaaaataaaaagaaatcgaaaaaatataaagaaaaagaaaagaacttACAAAATATTATTAGCATTTGAGAGGACGCTAGGGATTTTGTGAAAAAAAAATGTGAGGCCAAAGTATGTATTTATAGGGTAATTTTTCTTGGAGAGAGAAAAAGAATTATATAAGGAAACAAATACAATTACATATTTaaataaatcttttttttttatttttgaccAGATCTAATAGGGgggaaatttatttatttatttatttatttaataggaACATTCtagaatatttatttaattatttattttgtatttatctctttttatttaattataaatcgaaaaataaataaaaatatataaattttgatttttacaattttaattaattacccttataatataatttatttatttatttacattatacttttacattttataaaagtgccacatttattttatacaatttattattacACATTTTAAATTAATAACCTTGTATTACAATTAGTtaatattacataagtatattataattatattatacttatattaataaagatgttgacttaataataataaatattaggtCAGAGTTAATTAAATTCGTATATTAATTATGTTACAGTATATAAACCCTAGATATTAAATACGCAGACATGCAAGGAAAAATCCTAAGGGCATTTTAGTCATTTCAAGAAGAAAAAAGTGACGGTTGTCACATCATCTCGTGGGAACGCAAAAACTGAAACTTTAACAATTTCTTCACCATTTCTTCAACTTATATCCAAAAACTCAATAGAAATGAACCGATATTGCGAGTAAAAATATGTATAAACGaggcaatatcaaaatcccccacacttgaaccttgcttgtcctcaagcaagtctatctTCAAAAAATATCAACTCTAACAAAGATAACATACTTGAACAAGTCTTCAATAATTATAGCATCAAAACATACCGATATCGTCTTCAAAATCATCAAATCCATATCGTGTAGTTTTCAACAAAACAAGTGCAAGGTTCAAGCCTTCAATCAAATATAATCTCCAAAATTGAACTCATAATCACCCAAAAGCTTCATTATCCCGAATCAAGAACACTATGTGCAGAACTAAGAAAAATTTGGCCTTAGGGAAAACAAGACCTTAAGAAAACCATTTTACATTTTAAGAACAGGAAAATTAGTTAAGTTTTTACACAAAACGAGTTTTCCAGAAATTTTGGGTTTTAAGGTTATGTGCTTTCAAAGTCATCTCGGTTTTGAGATAGCCGCACGGACAATTGTTACCCCGGTATATTATCTAGGATAAACTACTTCCCGGTTCGAAAGCGATGAGATAACAATTGTCTCGGGCTCAAAAGGCGGTGTGCATACAAGCCTTCCCGGTTGTATGCACCTGTAGTTGCTAAAAATAGTCTACCTAAAATAATGGGTACAACCTTATCCTCCGACATATcaacaactacaaagtcagctggGAACTCTAATTCACCTATTTTAACCACCAAATTTTTAGCAATCCCTATGGGTTTACTAACCGACTGGTTAACCAATCTAACT
This genomic interval carries:
- the LOC139897486 gene encoding nuclear transcription factor Y subunit B-7-like, with product MEDVRQGKRSLENPCSKNNNDNNNNNNKEQDRFLPIANVGRIMKKVIPANGKISKDAKETVQECVSEFISFITGEASDKCQQEKRKTINGDDIIWAITTLGFEEYVDPLKQYLLKYRELEGDKVNNNVPKQQQCIEQHNATNVLPYENVYSSSAASMMSQPPFLTTSHDQSFGLPFSPNSIQTQIHNQQESIDYVGHW